One window from the genome of Saimiri boliviensis isolate mSaiBol1 chromosome 2, mSaiBol1.pri, whole genome shotgun sequence encodes:
- the CALM1 gene encoding calmodulin-1 has product MADQLTEEQIAEFKEAFSLFDKDGDGTITTKELGTVMRSLGQNPTEAELQDMINEVDADGNGTIDFPEFLTMMARKMKDTDSEEEIREAFRVFDKDGNGYISAAELRHVMTNLGEKLTDEEVDEMIREADIDGDGQVNYEEFVQMMTAK; this is encoded by the exons ATG GCTGATCAGCTGACCGAAGAACAGATTGCTG aattcaaAGAAGCTTTCTCCCTATTCGATAAAGATGGCGATGGCACCATCACAACAAAGGAACTTGGAACTGTCATGAGGTCATTGGGTCAGAACCCAACGGAAGCTGAGTTGCAGGATATGATCAACGAAGTGGATGCTGATG gtAATGGCACCATTGACTTCCCTGAATTTTTGACTATGATGgctagaaaaatgaaagatacagATAGTGAAGAAGAAATCCGTGAGGCATTCCGAGTCTTTGACAAG GATGGCAATGGTTACATCAGTGCAGCAGAACTACGTCACGTCATGACAAACTTAGGAGAAAAGCTAACAGATGAAGAAGTAGATGAAATGATCAGAGAAGCAGATATTGATGGAGATGGACAAGTCAACTATGAAG AATTCGTACAGATGATGACTGCAAAATGA